A genomic stretch from Flavobacterium humidisoli includes:
- a CDS encoding lysozyme inhibitor LprI family protein has product MKKVIFGLFLFFCFSQFGFSQNQVDATGETELYEAYDKADKELNKVYNQLKNKLGTKDQTALVAAQKDWIKFRDSNCKFKCYSEGDGGVIANKMYADCRMQLTISRTKELKSLMNGF; this is encoded by the coding sequence ATGAAAAAAGTTATTTTCGGATTGTTTTTGTTTTTTTGTTTTTCTCAATTCGGTTTTTCACAAAACCAAGTTGATGCTACTGGTGAAACAGAGCTTTATGAAGCTTATGATAAAGCGGATAAAGAATTGAATAAAGTTTATAATCAGCTGAAAAATAAACTAGGGACAAAAGATCAGACAGCTTTAGTTGCTGCTCAAAAAGACTGGATAAAATTTAGAGATTCAAATTGTAAATTTAAATGCTATTCTGAAGGTGACGGTGGTGTTATAGCAAATAAAATGTATGCAGATTGTAGAATGCAGCTTACCATTAGCAGAACAAAGGAATTGAAAAGTTTGATGAACGGCTTTTAA